The sequence below is a genomic window from Natrinema salifodinae.
CACGATCGAGAGCGAGGTAATCGACACGGAGTTAGCTGAACGCGAGGTTGTCGATTCCGAACTGCTGAGCCGCGACGTCGTCGAGACGGAGTTCGTCGCCGACGACCGGCTCGAGGTGACCGTCGACGAGACGCGCCTAGACACGATCGAGGAGATCGAACGCTACATCGTCGAGAGCCGCGTCGTCGACGTCGACATCGAACAGGACGAGGCGATCGAGAGCGACGAGATCGAGACGGACATCGAACTCGAGAGCGTCCAGCGCTCGATCCTCGAGAGCGACGTCGTCCGCTCGGAGGTGACGACCGACGAGGTGCTCGACCGGGAGGTCATCCAGAGCCAGCGCACCGAAGGCGACGCCGTTCGGAGCGAACTCATCGAGCGGCGGATCGTCGAGGAAGAACTGAGCGATCGGTTGCGGATGACCTACCTCCTCGAGGAGTCCGAACTGATCGAATCCGAGCTCATCGGCAGCGACGTGATCGAGGGCGAGATCATCGACGCCGACGAGTACGGAGCCGCCGAGAGCAGCGAGATGGGTGCCGAAGCGACCGGTGCCGGCGACGACGCGATGGCGGACGCCGACGTCGGAACCGAACCCGGCGCCGGTGCCGGGGCCGAGACCGGCACCGAAGCGACCGGCGAGGCGGGCGCGTCGGCGATCGAACTCTCGCGGGACGATCAGGGGAAGGCCGTCCTCGACGAATCGGGCCAGCAGATCGGTATGGTCGCCGAGATCGAGGGGCAGACGGCCTACATCGATCCGGAGCCGGGGCTGACGGATCGGCTCAAAGCGCGCCTCGATTGGGGCGGCCACGGCGACGACGACTATCCGGTCGACGCCTCACAGATCAAAGAGATCACGGACGACGAGGTCGTCGTCCGCAGCGAGTAACGCGAGCGCGGATCGGAGTCGAATCCGAGCGGAGTCCATGCTCGAACGGACGTCGCAAACGGGTGTCCGGTCGGGCGAGTAGCCGACCGGGCGATAAAACGGTCCCAGCGAAAGCGATCGGCGTTCGGGGACGGACTATCCGACCGATACCGACGCCGGTGCCGGCGAGGGCGACCGCTCGATTACTCGAGGTCGAAGCGATCGAGCTTCATCACTTTACTCCACGTTTCCACGAAGTCCTGCACGAATTTCTCCTCCGCGTCGTCGGATCCGTAGACGTCCGCGATGGCTCGAAGCCGGGCGTTCGAACCGAAGACGAGATCCACGCGGGTCCCCGCCCACTCGACTTCGCCCGTTTCGCGGTCGCGCAACTCGTAAATGTCCTGGGCATCGGAGGGCGCTTCCCACTCCATGATGTCCTGGGACTCCGAGGACGCTTCCCACTCGTAGTCCATGTCGAGCAGGTTCACGAAGAAATCGTTGGTCAGCGTCTCCGGCTGGTCGGTGAAGACGCCGAGCTCGGACCCCTGATAGTTCGCGTTCAACGCGCGCATGCCGCCGACCAGAACCGTCATCTCGTCGGCCGTCAGATCCAGCAGGTCGGCCTTGTCCACCAGCAGCTCCTCCGCCGACCGGTCGTGGTTGTCTCCGAGGTAGTTACGGAACCCGTCGGCTTCCGGTTCGAGCGCCTCGAAGGACTCGACGTCGGTTTGTTCCTGCGAGGCGTCGGTGCGGCCCGGTTCGAACGGAACTTCCACGTCGTACCCGGCGTCCGCCGCAGCCTTCTCGACGGCTGCGGAGCCGCCCAGAACGATCAGGTCGGCCAGCGAGACCCTCGTTCCGTCGGATCGCGAGCTGTTGAACTCCTCCTGAATCTCTTCGAGAGTCGAAAGAACCGCCTCCAGCTGCTCGGGCTCGTTGACCTCCCAGTTCTTCTGCGGTTCGAGGCGGATGCGGGCCCCGTTAGCTCCACCGCGCTTGTCACTGTCGCGGTACGTCGATGCCGACGCCCAGGCGGTCTTGACCAGCTGAGAGATGGACAGTTCCGACTCGAGGATCTCCGCTTTGAGCTGGTCAATTGCGTCGTCCCCGATGAGTTCGTAGTCGACGTCGGGGATAGGGTCCTGCCACAGCATCTCCTCGTCCGGAACCTCCGGGCCGAGGAACCGGGACGGCGGGCCCATGTCACGGTGGATCAGCTTGTACCACGCCTTCGCGAAGGCCTCCTGGAACTCGTCCGGGTTCTCCTGGAAGCGCTCGATGATCTCCCGATAGTCCGGATCGCGCTTCAGGGCGACGTCCGTCGTCAGCATCATGGGGGTTTCCTTCTCCGACGGATCGTGAGCGCCCGGCACGGTGTTCCGAAGGTCCTCGTCCTTCGGCGTCCACTGCCACGCGCCGCCGGGGCCCTTCTCCGGCTCCCACTCGCAGTCGAGCAGGTTGTTGATATACCCCATGTCCCACTGGGTCGGCGTGGAATTCCATGGGCCTTCTATCCCACTGGTGATTGCGTCGCTCCCTTTGCCGGAGCCGTGGCTGCTCTCCCAGCCGAGGCCCTGTTGGTCGATGGGGGCCGCTTCGGGCTCGGGACCGGCGTGCTCGTCGGGGTCGTCGGCGCCGTGGACCTTCCCGAACGTGTGTCCGCCGGCGATGAGCGCGGCCGTTTCCTCGTCGTTCATCGCCATCCGACCGAACGACTCTCGAATGTTTTCCGCGGACCCCTCCGGATCCGGCTCACCGTCCGGCCCCTCCGGGTTCACGTAGATGAGCCCCATCACGGTGGCGGCGAGGGGGTTCTCGAGTTCCCCGTCGTCGCCGAAGCGATCGGACGCTTCCCACTCGGTTTCGGGCCCCCAGTCGACGGCCTCGTCGGGCTCGAACTCGTCCTCGCGCCCGCCGGCGAAGCCGTACGTCTCGAATCCCATCGACTCGAGGGCGCAGTTCCCGGCCAGAACTATCAGGTCGGCCCACGAGAGTTTGCGGCCGTACTTCTGCTTGACCGGCGAGAGCAGCCGGCGCGCCTTGTCGAGGTTCGCGTTGTCGGGCCAACTGTTGAGGGGCGCAAAGCGCTGCGTACCGCCGGACGCGCCGCCGCGGCCGTCGGTGGTGCGGTACGTGCCGGCGCTGTGCCACGCCATCCGAATGAACAGCGGCCCGTAGTGGCCGTAGTCGGCGGGCCACCAGTCCTGCGACGTCGTCATCAGGTCTTTGATGTCCGCCTTCACCTCTTCGAGGTCGAGTTTCTGGAATTCCTCGGCGTACTCGAAGTCCTCGTCCATCGGTCCGGCTTCGCGGGCGTTTTGGTCGAGAACCTTCAAGTTCAACCGATTCGGCCACCAGTCGTGATTGTTTTCTTTCATTGTCGGGCCCCCTCCGGGAGCTCGTCGTTCGCATCGCGTTTCGGATCCTCGTCTAACATGGATTCTCTCTACGAATGTAAGATTGGATTCGAGAATAATAGGTGTACCGATCGCAACTTCCAGTTAACGATTTGCCCATATTGTTTCCGATACTGAAAACCGGTCCCACTGATACCGCTATCGACCGCCGCTCGAGCGAACCCTTTCCCGCGCAGTCATCGACCGTTCCGCCCCCATCGATGCCGGCAGGACGAGAAAAACCGCAACCGCGGACCGCTCGAGCAACTACTCATTCGTCCGTCGCTTCTTCGGACTCCTCTTCCTCTTCCGGCGTGTCCGAGGTGTCGCTGTCGACCCGACGGCTGACGTCGACCTGGTAGTTCCCGAGAATATCGCGCCCGAGTAAGACGGGGTAATCCATGTGGCTGCGGTCCTCGACGCTCGCCGTGACGGTGTGTTGGTTGCCGCCGACGCCGACCACGACGTCCACAACGGGCCGGCTCCTGGACTGCTTGCTGCTTCCCGACCGAATGCGGGTGATCGACTTGATCGGGCCGGCACCGATGTCAGCGGCCAGGCTCGTGTCGATGCTGGTCCGGGTCGCGCCCGTGTCGGACTTGGCGACCACCGACGTCGAACCGCTGGTCCCCGAAAGAACGATCTCCTCGGTGTAGCCGATCACCGCCGGCTCCACGTCCTGTGCCACCGCCTCGTGGGGCTGGGCCGTCGGCCGAGAGTCGTCGAGGACGTTCGCGAGGTCCTCGACGCGCTCGTCGTCGACCTCGCCGCCGGCGCGGTCGATCGCCAGGCGGGCGATGTAGGGCGCGGGGCTGACCTGGGTCGCCTGGTAGAGACCCTTGAACCCTGCTGTCGGGTTGACTTCGAGGACGAACCAGCCCTCGTCGCCCTCGACGAGGTCGACGCCGGCGTAGTCGAGGCCGATGACGTCGGTTGCCCGGCGGGCCATGTCGGCGGCCTCCTCGGGGAGGTCGTCGGTCGCGTTCTCGACGGAGCCGCCAAGCGCGACGTTGGTCCGCCAGTCGTTGTCCGGCGCGTAGCGGTACATCGCGCCGACGATCTCGTCGCCGACGACGTAGACGCGCAGATCGCGGTTGCGGACGTTCTCCTGGCTGACGAGTTCCTGGAGGAAGGCGTACCGGTTGCCCACCTTCGCGTTGACGGGGTCGTCGGGGCCGACCTTCCAAGTCCCGCCGCCGTGGGTCCCGATCGCGGTCTTGTAGACGGCCTCGTCGCCGTATCGCTCCCGGACGGCGTTTAACTGGTCGCCGCTGAGCGCGAGCGTGACGTCGGGGACCCGGACGTCGTTCGACGCGAGCGCCGTCGCCGTCGAGAGCTTGTGGATGGCCGTCATCACCGCGCTCGGTTCGTTGAGCGTCGGCACGAGCCGCGAGAACGCGTTTACGAGCCCGAGCTCCTCGGCCGGCTGTTCGGTGTTCGACAACAGCATTCGGTTCGCGAGCACGTCGACCGACGGCTCGAGGACGGCGCTGCCGTCGTTGACGCTGATCGACGTGTTCTCGGTCCGGAGCCACTCGGTGTCGTGGCCGAGGTCTTCGACGGCGTTGAGGATCGCTTTCGTTTCCTTGCTCGTGTGAAGGCTCAGCACCCCGACGGTAACGGGATCGGCGGCCATACGGACTAGACATCGAGCCGTCTGATAAGTATTGGCCGGCGATTCACCGGCCGAAGGGGGTCCGAGGGGCTTACGACCGGGAACGCGGTTGTGGTCGCGATCGCGCCCCTCACGGGAGCCGGATTAGCCGATGACCGACCGCACCTGATTGGGATCGACCAGGCCGCTGAGCACCGCGAGGACCCCCCAGGTGACGGCCCCGACGGCGATCGCCCCAAACAGCATGAGCAGGTTCGAGACCAGCGGCGTCACGAGCAACACGGCGATCGCCATCACACCCGTGATCCCGCAGACGAGTCCGGTCGTGCGGGCGAGTCGCCTGACGTTCAGCCGCAACTCGGTGTGGACGATGTAGAGGTTCACCGCCACGTACACCGAGTGGGTCGCCACCGTCGCGGCGGCCGCGCCGATGACCCCGACCGTCGGGATCAGGATGATGTTCAGCACGAGGTTGGCGACGGCCGTCCCGCCTTTCGCGATGGCCCGCTCGCGGGCGCGACCGAGGTAATCGAGACTGTCGCTGGTCAGGTTCGTGATCGCCTGCAACACGACGAAGCCCGCGAGCACCTGCAGGACCGGAACGGCGCCCGCGTAGTCGGCCCCGAACACCATCGTCAGGAACGGGCCCGCGACGATCGCGAGTCCGACCGCCGCCGGGATGTAGAGCAACAGGACGTTCGTCAGCGACGTCTCGTAGATCCGCCTGGCCTCGTCGAGTTGGCCGGCGGCCTTCTGCTCGCCGAAGTTCGGCGAGATGGTGAACCCGAGCGATTCGGCGGGCGCGAGTACGAAGTCCGTGACCTGCTTCCCGAGGGTGTAGAACCCGACCGCGGCCGGGTTGAGGAAGACGCCGATGAGGACCGTGTCGATCTGCTTGTCGATGACGTTCGCGCTCCGGGTCGCGGTCAGCGGGAGACTGTACTCCAGCAGCCGGCGAGAAAGTCCCTCCTCGTACTCCTCGGCCGCATCGTAGCGCTTGTAGAATCCCGTGTAGAGGATTCCGAGTCCGATGGCGCCGGCGATGGCGTAGCCGATGATGTATCCGAAGAACGCGCCGAGCGCGCCCATTCCCAGGAGCACGAACGCGACGGAAAAGACCAGGCGACCTGCGCCGCTGATCGCCTGGACGATGGCGCTGTAGCCGAGGTGGTTGAACCCCTGAAACGACACCTGCGAGAACGTGCTCGCGGAGTAGACGACGAGGTAGAGCGCGCCGGCGGCGAGGAACGGGGCCGCTCCCGGATCACCGAGCGCGATCGCGATCCACTCGTGGAAGAGCACCAGAACGTAGGCGACGAACGCGAGCAAGACGAGTTTCGCCGTGATCGTCGTCTTGATGAGGTGGGGAATCTGACCCGCATCCGTCTCGCGATATTCGGAGATGTAGCGGGCGACGGACTTGCTGAGGCCGAGATCCGCGAACAGCTGGACGACGGTCAACACCCCGATTGCCCAGTACAGCGCGCCGTACCCGTCCGGATTGAGGTACCGCGCTAACACGAACATTAACAGCGCGCTCGACGCCATGTAGATGGCGCGCGCGACGAGCGTTGCCTTGAAGCCGCTGACGATGTGATCCTCCCTGTTCATACGTAGATGGACGTGCGAGACGCTCGTGGCCGACTGAACGCCGAGAGCGACCGACTACGCGTGACGACCACGGATCGGTCAATTGTAATGCGGAGACAACAGACGGAAACCGGTCGCAACAGGAGCGGCGACGCCGACGACCCGCGAGACGGCACTGATCCGGCTAGCCCCCGAAGCGACCGGCGAGAGCCGATTATAACGAGTCGTAAACGATCGAAGGACGTCCGTAACGACGACCGGACGGAGCGTTACGATCGACCGATCGATTCGAATCGCGCTCCCGTTCGGCGATCGCCGAACGGGAACGTCGCCGATCTCGGCTAGAGGTACGAGGCGTCCCACCGCGTCGCCTTCCGCCGGTTGCCGCAGCTGTTACACTCGATCCGACCCATCGCGTCCATCGCGTTGTCGATCGAATCGCAGTTGCCGCAGAACCAAGCGTAGCGATCGTCGCGGTCCGCGCTCTTGTAGGCGGTGTAAAACAGCGACTTCGAACCGCGGGCAGCCTCGCCGTAGCTCACGTAGACCGTCTCGCCGTCGACCGAGACTTCGTCGATCGCGCCCCACTCGCCGTCGTCTTCGAGGTCGCTCTCGACGTAGACGTTCTCAGTGAAGGTCTCCGACCCGATCTCGACCTCGCGCTGACCGGCGTGCTCGAAGCCGTGATCCCGGTAGAACTGGTTGCCCCCTTCGTTGTCCTCCAAGACGAAACACTGGATCTGCTCTGCGCCCTCGTCGAGCAGACGCTCGCGAGTGTGGACCAGCAGGCGCACGCCCGTCCCCCCGCCGCGGTGGTCCGAGTGGACGTGCAGCCAGAGGAGTTGCCCGGTGTCGGCCCGCTGCCCGACCAGTTCGCTCTCGGAGAAGGCGACGACCTCGCCGTCGCGTTCGACGACGAGGAAGAGCGCTCGGTCGTCGTCGAGTTCGTCGGAGAACGAATCGCCGTACCACTGCTCGATCGCGTCGTCGATAGTGTCCTCGTCTAAGAAGTCCGTGTACGTAGAGTTCAGCGAGTCGCGAGCGATCGAGCGAATCGCGTCGGTATCTGCATCGGTCGCCTCTCGAATCTCCATGCATGTTAACACCATTCCCAGATACAAAACGTATGCCCACGGCCGCAGATTCTGCCGATCAGTGTGGAGTCGAACGTCGCCTTTTGTCGTACAAAGCGGCACGGAACGGGCGCAAAGCGCGTGAAGGGGGAAGATTCACGTCGCTGCTCCCGGAGAACGTGAAATAAGAGACTGCCATGAGCGACAACGCCGCGGAACCCGAACCGCCCGACGAGCCGCCCGAATCCGAGCCGATGGACCAGGCGTTTACGTACAACGGCGGTCGCGTCGACCCCGGCGAATCGGCGAACATCCGCTACGGCATCAGCGAAACGTATCTCGGCGACCCCGTCCGAATCCCCGTTACGGTGATCAACGGCGAACACCCCGGTCCGACGGTGTTCCTCTCGGCGGCGGCCCACGGCGACGAACTCAACGGGATCGAGGTCGTCCGCGAGGTGGCCCACGACTGGGACCACTCCGTGCTCCACGGTACCCTCGTCTGCCTGCCCGTGATGAACGTCCCCGGTTTCCTCGCTCAGGAGCGGTACCTACCGATCTACGACCGAGACCTGAACCGGTCGTTCCCCGGCCGCGAGGGTTCGACCAGCGCCAGGCGGATGGCCCACCGGATCTTCACGAACTTCATCGAGCCCTGCGACGTCGGCATCGACTTCCACACGTCGACCCGCGGCCGGACGAACATGCTCCACGTCCGGGCGAACACGGAGCGGTCGGACGTCGCCAGGCTCGCCAAGGCGTTCAGCTCCAACGTCATCATCGCGGGCGAAGGGCCGTCGGGGACGCTCCGCCGGGAGGCGACCGAGGCCGGCATCCCAACGATCACCGTCGAGATGGGCGAGGCCCATCGGTTTCAGCGTCGCTTGATCGACCGCGCGCTCACCGGCGTCGCGAGCGTCCTCGCCGAGTTCGGTCTCCACCGGGAGTCGTCGGTCCACTGGCCGGGCTGGCGGACCGTCATCGACGACGACGACGAGAAGACCTGGCTGCGCGCGGACGCCGGCGGCATCGTCGACATGAAACGCGGCCGCGGCGCGCTCGTCGAGGAGGGGGAGGTCATCTGCACCATCACGAACCCGTTCAAGGAGGAAGACGACATCGTCACCGTCGAGGCCCCCTTTACCGGACTCATCGTCGGCGTCCTCGAGAATCCAGTCGTGTATCCGGGGAATCCGCTCTGTCACCTGGTCGGCCTGGCGCCGGACACGCTCACGGCGCTCGAGCGCGAGCGCACGCCGAAGAGTTCGCGGGCGGAACTCCGCGGAACCAACTGAGTCGCCGGCAGCGCCGGCGGAGTCGAACGTCCGAGAGGAGAACCCAGAACCGATTCGGGGATTCGCGAACGAAACGGATTCTTTTTTGACCGAGTAAAAATAAAGCGTCGGGGCGAGAAGAGCGATAAAAGTAACTTCTATACCCCCGCGGTCTAACCGTCCACATGAGCGTATGAGTCAGTCTTACAATCGCGGTCTCATCGAGGACTTCGGTCGCTGGAAGGAGTTCTCGGCCGGGATGTGGGCGTGGATCTTCCACAAGTTCACCGGGTGGATGCTGATCGGCTACCTGTTTACCCACATCGCCGTGCTGAGTAGCTCTATCGGCGCCGCCAGCGGCGATCCGGCGCTGATCCAGCAGGAAATGGACGTCTACACGACGACGATTCAGGGGCTCGAGGAGCTGTTCATCATTCGGGTGCTCGAAGTCGGCCTGCTCGCGGTGGCCGTCTTCCACATCCTGAACGGGCTCCGCCTGCTGATGGTCGACCTCGGCGTCGGCCTGGAGGCACAGGACAAGAGCTTCTACGCCTCGCTGGTGCTGACGGGCGCGATCACCGTCGCCAGCGTGCCGACCTTCCTGACGGGGGTGGGCATCTGATGGCAGAGCGCTACTCCTCGTTCACGCCAGGCGGTACCGGCTGGTTCCTCCAGCGGATCACGGCGGCGTTTCTGGTCGTCGTTCTCGCCTTCCACTTCTTCCTCCTCCACTTCGTCAACCACGCCGCCGACGTTACCTTCTTGGCCACCCAAGAGCGCATGGCGAACGTCGGCTACTTCCTGACGATGGTGTTGTTCCTGGTCACCGGCACCTTCCACGGTGTCA
It includes:
- the sdhC gene encoding succinate dehydrogenase, cytochrome b556 subunit, producing the protein MSQSYNRGLIEDFGRWKEFSAGMWAWIFHKFTGWMLIGYLFTHIAVLSSSIGAASGDPALIQQEMDVYTTTIQGLEELFIIRVLEVGLLAVAVFHILNGLRLLMVDLGVGLEAQDKSFYASLVLTGAITVASVPTFLTGVGI
- the katG gene encoding catalase/peroxidase HPI, with protein sequence MKENNHDWWPNRLNLKVLDQNAREAGPMDEDFEYAEEFQKLDLEEVKADIKDLMTTSQDWWPADYGHYGPLFIRMAWHSAGTYRTTDGRGGASGGTQRFAPLNSWPDNANLDKARRLLSPVKQKYGRKLSWADLIVLAGNCALESMGFETYGFAGGREDEFEPDEAVDWGPETEWEASDRFGDDGELENPLAATVMGLIYVNPEGPDGEPDPEGSAENIRESFGRMAMNDEETAALIAGGHTFGKVHGADDPDEHAGPEPEAAPIDQQGLGWESSHGSGKGSDAITSGIEGPWNSTPTQWDMGYINNLLDCEWEPEKGPGGAWQWTPKDEDLRNTVPGAHDPSEKETPMMLTTDVALKRDPDYREIIERFQENPDEFQEAFAKAWYKLIHRDMGPPSRFLGPEVPDEEMLWQDPIPDVDYELIGDDAIDQLKAEILESELSISQLVKTAWASASTYRDSDKRGGANGARIRLEPQKNWEVNEPEQLEAVLSTLEEIQEEFNSSRSDGTRVSLADLIVLGGSAAVEKAAADAGYDVEVPFEPGRTDASQEQTDVESFEALEPEADGFRNYLGDNHDRSAEELLVDKADLLDLTADEMTVLVGGMRALNANYQGSELGVFTDQPETLTNDFFVNLLDMDYEWEASSESQDIMEWEAPSDAQDIYELRDRETGEVEWAGTRVDLVFGSNARLRAIADVYGSDDAEEKFVQDFVETWSKVMKLDRFDLE
- a CDS encoding flippase is translated as MNREDHIVSGFKATLVARAIYMASSALLMFVLARYLNPDGYGALYWAIGVLTVVQLFADLGLSKSVARYISEYRETDAGQIPHLIKTTITAKLVLLAFVAYVLVLFHEWIAIALGDPGAAPFLAAGALYLVVYSASTFSQVSFQGFNHLGYSAIVQAISGAGRLVFSVAFVLLGMGALGAFFGYIIGYAIAGAIGLGILYTGFYKRYDAAEEYEEGLSRRLLEYSLPLTATRSANVIDKQIDTVLIGVFLNPAAVGFYTLGKQVTDFVLAPAESLGFTISPNFGEQKAAGQLDEARRIYETSLTNVLLLYIPAAVGLAIVAGPFLTMVFGADYAGAVPVLQVLAGFVVLQAITNLTSDSLDYLGRARERAIAKGGTAVANLVLNIILIPTVGVIGAAAATVATHSVYVAVNLYIVHTELRLNVRRLARTTGLVCGITGVMAIAVLLVTPLVSNLLMLFGAIAVGAVTWGVLAVLSGLVDPNQVRSVIG
- a CDS encoding succinate dehydrogenase hydrophobic membrane anchor subunit is translated as MAERYSSFTPGGTGWFLQRITAAFLVVVLAFHFFLLHFVNHAADVTFLATQERMANVGYFLTMVLFLVTGTFHGVNGVYNALLNQGLEGTQKKVVLAVLVIAGLALIAQGTYVALTMNGMI
- a CDS encoding RimK family alpha-L-glutamate ligase, with product MAADPVTVGVLSLHTSKETKAILNAVEDLGHDTEWLRTENTSISVNDGSAVLEPSVDVLANRMLLSNTEQPAEELGLVNAFSRLVPTLNEPSAVMTAIHKLSTATALASNDVRVPDVTLALSGDQLNAVRERYGDEAVYKTAIGTHGGGTWKVGPDDPVNAKVGNRYAFLQELVSQENVRNRDLRVYVVGDEIVGAMYRYAPDNDWRTNVALGGSVENATDDLPEEAADMARRATDVIGLDYAGVDLVEGDEGWFVLEVNPTAGFKGLYQATQVSPAPYIARLAIDRAGGEVDDERVEDLANVLDDSRPTAQPHEAVAQDVEPAVIGYTEEIVLSGTSGSTSVVAKSDTGATRTSIDTSLAADIGAGPIKSITRIRSGSSKQSRSRPVVDVVVGVGGNQHTVTASVEDRSHMDYPVLLGRDILGNYQVDVSRRVDSDTSDTPEEEEESEEATDE
- a CDS encoding succinylglutamate desuccinylase/aspartoacylase family protein; this encodes MSDNAAEPEPPDEPPESEPMDQAFTYNGGRVDPGESANIRYGISETYLGDPVRIPVTVINGEHPGPTVFLSAAAHGDELNGIEVVREVAHDWDHSVLHGTLVCLPVMNVPGFLAQERYLPIYDRDLNRSFPGREGSTSARRMAHRIFTNFIEPCDVGIDFHTSTRGRTNMLHVRANTERSDVARLAKAFSSNVIIAGEGPSGTLRREATEAGIPTITVEMGEAHRFQRRLIDRALTGVASVLAEFGLHRESSVHWPGWRTVIDDDDEKTWLRADAGGIVDMKRGRGALVEEGEVICTITNPFKEEDDIVTVEAPFTGLIVGVLENPVVYPGNPLCHLVGLAPDTLTALERERTPKSSRAELRGTN
- a CDS encoding GNAT family N-acetyltransferase; this encodes MEIREATDADTDAIRSIARDSLNSTYTDFLDEDTIDDAIEQWYGDSFSDELDDDRALFLVVERDGEVVAFSESELVGQRADTGQLLWLHVHSDHRGGGTGVRLLVHTRERLLDEGAEQIQCFVLEDNEGGNQFYRDHGFEHAGQREVEIGSETFTENVYVESDLEDDGEWGAIDEVSVDGETVYVSYGEAARGSKSLFYTAYKSADRDDRYAWFCGNCDSIDNAMDAMGRIECNSCGNRRKATRWDASYL